GTCCAAAActgaaccaaaccgaaccgattACACCCCTAATTGCCGTCTCTGCTTGAGATGAAAAACTTCAACCTATGTAGCAAATAAATACATGTAACATTGTCTAGTTGATAACTTGATACCTTTGTGTAGTAGTATCGTCATGCTCATCCACTAGAGAAAATCGAATCGGACCGGCCGATTTAACCGAATTAAGTAGTTGTTAGAGTAGTTCGATTGATCTCACAAGTTATCtaacaaataattaatcaaaaaatTAGTCGAACCGATGGTTAATTAGTAAATTGTTAAAATTAGCCCATTTTTAAAGGTTTTTACTTTTCAGTTCGGTGTTACCCCTCCCAAATAGTGTCATTTTAcccgaaaaaaaaataaaacacctTAAATTCATGGTTCTAAAAATCGGACTGGATTGGCCGATTGAACCGATTTAACCGAAAACCAATGATAAAAGCGGTCTGATCCGCTGGTTATAATTGCTGGAAAAAAACTGCTTGAGAACCGCCGAATCGGCCGGTTGAACTGATCGGTAATCGGCCGGTTCGGataaaacgacgccgttttgtttatttgaaaaaaaattgaaatgcaGGACCATTCgtgaaccaaaccaaaccttCCCCACTCTTCCTTCAGTTCGTGCAGAGAGTGAGACCTCTGAAGCAAAGCAAAAATGCAAAATCCTAGCCCCTCATTGCCGCCGCCGTCCCAAGCTCCTCATTGCCGCCACCGTCCTCAGGTCCTCAGCGCCGTCGATTTTTCCTCTTCCCCGTTTTGGAGAACCCAGATGGCTCGGCACGTCGTCTTCATCTTCGTCGGCTTCTCTGTTCGTGGCTTGGAGTAGCTCACCATCGGGTCGCCGCTTGCCGTCGTCTCGCCTATCGCCTCGTGTCGCCAGTTGCCATCCATCGAAGGTTAGTGGCCTCCGCCTCTTCTTTTGAAGTTCTGAAATCGTTGTTCAATCATGGTGGTTCCATTTTTCTTGTAATCTTCTGGAATTGCCTATTGCTGATGGATTTGTCTTGTATTTGCTGGTTGGTGATGgctgtaaattttttttcaaatttacgGATGGTTGGCTCTGTTAGTCTGATTTAGTGTTTTACTGTTTTGTAATTACTGAATTTAGTCTAAAATTTCTGTTAAAAACTTTAATAAGAGCATTAACTTGTTTTACTGTCATCACATTCAAGAACTCTAATAAGAGCATTAAGTTCATCAATTTGTTACTTTGTGCTTTCCATCTCACTACAAGAGTTGACTGTGAGGAAACAACGAATTCTAAGATGACTACTTTGTTGACCATCTCATCAACCTTCTCTGCCATTTCTGTCACAGTGAGAGTTGTATGAGAGCCAGCCTTAAAGTGTTCTTTAATCTTCTCCTGTAGTAACTGCACCTCCTGTTGATGCTGACTTATTTTATCAACATCTTCCAAttcttttgtttcaaatttaatgatttagtttaaaatttttgtccAAATTTACTGATGGCTCTGTTTTGTAATTACTAGTTGCTGatggattttaattttttttgttcaaatttacTGATGACTTTGTTTTGTAATTGCTGGTTTTGTTGGGTGAAGATTTAGTATTTTGGAATGTTTTGTAATGTGCTAATGTTTGTAATTGCTGGCTTTGTTTGTAATTGTTGGGTgaaggtttagtgttttgtgattattggttaatgttttggtttgtttgttgcAGAATGCTGTAGGCGGAATTTAGATATGGTCTTGTTGATGATCTTTTGATTTCTCATTGTGCTGCGgctgtttttaatttcttatctaTTTTACAAAATTACAATAAGTTCTTAcgaattttgatgattgataaatTATGATGTTggaatttaatatttagatatgtttttttactatttaacttttgaatttgtattttgataagatcatatgaatttggttgatgatattttatgtagtgttttaaattttgaacatattttaaaaattatcttacactataattatattttaggatatttatttataatttatttattattctattttaaaatagtttttttaattgaattggTTGGAccaataataaactaataaatcgGTCTCAGAACCTTTTAAATCAATCCCTAAAACGCAGCCTCATCCCACCCTATCTTCTCTCTGAAAAGTGAAAATTGGAAAttgaaacaacaaagaactaAAGAACTCTAAACCCCGCAGCCCCAACGCCTCCGGAACCCACCCACGCCCCCTTTCTCTCTCAGTGCGAAAAATCTAACCCTAACGAACCCAGCCACCATCCCATCGCCGAACTCTTCTCCTACGGTAGAGGTTGCTGTCGCCGCCGGCGGGGACAGACCGTGGGTTGAATCTGCTCGTTTCTCCTTGCTCCTCTTCTCCTCGACGTCGCACGAAGGCATGCTTGGAGCTGTTGGCGTCGCCGCCGCGAAGGGCTGCTCCGTCGTCGCCTCTGCTCGCCTCGCCGTTCTCCACCGCGAGTGACGTCTGCTTGCTACTTCGGTTCTGCTTGCTTCTTGGAGTGACGTCGTTGTTCTGCTCGCCTCTTTGCTACGGTTCTGCTTGCTTCACTCTGTTCTTTAccagttttttcccttttttttatgattttatttattttatttctaaaattataggttaaactaaaataattttgtaatctGATTTTGTGATATTGTTCATTTGATTgctgataaaataaaaattaataatcagATTCGTGATGTTTATGTTGGTTGTTAATATAATAGTAAATTAGTAACAGTAATAATGGAGTTGAAGCGAAACAAGATGGGTTTAAGATGTTTAACAATATGAAAGTGTTGAATTTTTCTGAGGGATTTTTCCGAGAGATTTGATactaattgaattttttattatattctgAGTTGCTATTTTCTGCCAATGTTATTGCTGATGAGTTAATAATATTGAACTactgattttgttaattttttattattctgagTTGCTATTTTCTGCCATAATGTTGTTGCTGGTTTTCTGATTTTCTGATTGTGAGTTGATTTTATTGTTGGAACAATTTTTGTTGACTCTATATTAAAGATCTTGAAGCActtaatgatgattatgattttttatgattagtGTCTTTCTTTAGTTGAAAACTTGTGtcaatcttgtttcttttggtaGTAGAACATTGTGAAAACTCAAGTGCTaacaacttcacgtgaagttgatagctgagaacggttaaatgatttgactaaatttttatctatcgACTCCTAgttatcaactttacgtgaagttaaCTGCacatgagtttccacctaaatTATGGacaatttattatgtgaaattgtgaaatcttgaattttattagattaaaaatgattgaatttaaatatttaattaaaccggttgaactTCGGTTGAACCCTGGTCAAACCATTGAACCAGTGTACCAGTCGCCCCGGTCCGGTTCTCACAACCTTGCTAGAGACATTGCCGAATGGCTTTTTCCGTTTCAGTGTGCTTCTCCCCTAATGCACTAGCTCGCCCAAACACACACAACAACAGACCCACCCGCACCACCACCAAGAAGCCCCACCAATCCAACCctaaattcaacaacaacaaaaccGCCACCACTTACTCCATCCCTCCCGAACCGGTTCTACTCACTGGTGGCGAAGCCACCACCTATGCTCGCCTTCCCCCCAAGGACGACTACTCCGACCCCTCCTCCTGCACCTCCCATGAACTCAAGCTCGCTGAATCAACCCCTGTAAACTTCAACAAGCaacatcaagaagaagaagatttcaGTGACAATTTTGAAGGAAATTACGAAACACTAGCAGTTTTCGAGGGAAAGGGCACTGCTGAATTGGAAGGCGGGGATGAAGTCGAAGACAATGACTTATTTGATGAAGACGATGTGTTATTTGACGAAGacgatgagtttttgagcttcGAAGAAGAGCCAGTGAAGGAGAAAGGAGTGCCTGCGGTGATGCGGTGCTTCGATCGGGCCAAGATCTATGTGAAGGCGGGCGATGGAGGGAACGGCGTAGTGGCGTTCCGCCGCGAGAAGTACGTACCTCTTGGCGGATGATGAGCGGTGCGAAGGGAGAGGACGCGGTGGTGAAGGTGGCGCCGGGAACAGTGGTAAGGGAGGCAGGGAAGGAGGAGGTGCTGCTTGAGATGGTGAGACCTGGGCAGAGGGCTCTGCTGCTACCCGGTGGAAGAGGTGGCAGAGGGAATGCTTCATTCAAGTCTGGGAATAATAAGGTTCCCAAGATTGCTGAAAATGGCGAAGAGGGCCCAGAAATGTAAGTTTATGTTAATACTAATTGTTTCATATCTACAGAATGtgagttattttatataatccATTCTTTTAGGCTGTAATAGtgtgtattattgttgttgtgtgtGAGATCGAAAATATTTCGATCAATACATGTTTGAATGCAAGTGATCGAATTTTATAGTTTGTTATAAACTGgcctattatatattgttttgAACTCGAGATAAATTATTCTACCACCCACTTCGCATTCAAAACAGTTTAGAAATCACAATTGTCTTTCCTTTTTTGAAGAGAACCCGAAGTAGACTACACTAATAGTTTCTTAACAATGCCTTGGTTGATAGCTTAGATAGACAAACAAAGAGTGTTCTTTCCCCTTCTCTACAAATGGCAATGGCAAGTTTGCTTTGTGTACTTAGCATTTGCTTGCTTTTGCTTCTGCTTCTACTGAAGCATGTTTGATTTGATGACTGATAGTTATATTCATTTCAGCGATGCAATGTGGTTTGTGTTTAACAAAAAGTAAACTTGTCATTGCCATTTGTGCATTACATGTATCAATATCATGTATCACTACAACATGAAAGAGCATTGTCATTTATTCTTTTCTAGATTTTTTGTTCAGTGATTGGTGATGCACCGATGCCCATGAATctcaagatttatttttctttgaccATAAAAGCTGCCAAAACGCAGGCCTTCCTTATCCAAACATGCATGGAACAGATGTTTGGTCATGTTCaatacttatataaaatatggatatttttatttgaaaggAAAAACTTTTCTACTTGATTGAGCTTGTGACCTTTCTTTAGCGCCTGTGGCTTACATGACTCTATAGATTACTGACTTTTGTTAATTGTTTCTTTGATCAGGTGGTTGGAGTTAGAGCTCAAGCTTGTTGCAGATGTTGGTATTGTAGGTGCTCCAAATGCTGGGAAAAGTACACTTTTGAGTGTAGTTAGTGCTGCAAAGCCAGAGGTTGCAAATTATCCCTTTACAACACTACTACCCAATCTGGGTGTTGTATCCTTTGACTATGATTCAACAATGGTAGTAGCAGACCTTCCAGGTCTACTTGAAGGAGCACACCAAGGTTTTGGTTTAGGTCATGAGTTTCTTCGACACACTGAAAGGTGTTCCGCCTTCTCTGCTTTATATTGCTAGATATATATTACCATAAGAAGGGGAACTATGGAGCAACGATTTAATTGTCTTCATATTACCTTAGTGACCTTATGTTATGGGTTCAAGCCGTGGAATCAACACTTTGATACTTGCATCATGTTAGCCTGCGTACATTAATCTTTTTAGGTGCGACCCTTCCCAAACTGCATAATGCGCAATGCTTTGCTCTGGGCTGTCCTTTTATACATAGCTTACATTGAGAAGTCTTTATCGTGGTGGAGTTGTGTTCACATTAGATTTACCACTTACCACACCCATGATGTAAGGCCAGAAAACACCAGCCAGTTTCTGGAAAATTAGACTCATAATCATCTGTATTATAACCACTGAacgttcctttttttttttacctaaaGCATGTCTGTTTTGTTTCTCTCTAAATATATCATTTGATTTTGAACCCAATCTATTCTGAATCTCTGTAATATCTgtgttgattttaaattttgcaATTGAACCAAAGAGTGATCAATGAACTATCTATTTCTATTGATTTAAACATCGACCACCTATGTAGAATATGTTCATATTTTTCCCTGTATGAACCTTCCCTTCTTGatgcatggtatcatgaagTCAAATTATACTTCCCCCCCTTTCAGATACACGTGGTAGATGGGTCATCGCCACAACCAGATCTTGAGTTTGATGCAGTTCGTCTAGAGCTGAAGCTGTTTAATCCTGAACTCGCTGAGAAGCCTTTTATAGTTGCTTATAACAAAATGGACCTCCCAGAGGGATATAAACACTGGGAGTCCTTCAAAGGAAAGCTACTATCTCGTGGGATCACACCCTTTTGTATGAGTGCTGTCAATAGGGAAGGTACTCATGAAGTTATCTGTGCCGCTTATGAGCTTTTGCgtaaaagcaaagaagacatgGAAGACTATGAAGGTTATTACTCCCTCTAAGCTTTACCTTAGTTATATTGactctgaaatattttttttttaaattttttctctaGTTGAACAAATTTGATCTGTTTCAGATGGAGAAGATATGACAAACTTGAACCATGTTGCTGACGCAGTACAGAAGCAGCGTAGCGCATccattggtgattttgaaatttttcacgACAGCAAGTCAAATATTTGGCATGTAGTTGGAGCTGGATTACAACGTTTTATCCAAATGACAAATTGGCGGTAGGTTGAAGAATGAAAATGtgacaaacttaaaaattaagaaaaaatcataatattatttctttcttaTTACCAATGTTGTACAtttactttttagttgtttgcAAATTCATATGAGTTGTTATTTGATGGTTGTGTTGGGGTGAAAAAATGTGCATCATATTTGGTACCACTATGCTTGAAGTAGCTCCTATTAATTCCTAGTCTAATGGAAACTTTTGCATCTTTAATAGATACCATGATTCAGAGAGAAGATTCCAGCATGTTCTTGAAGCTTGTGGTGTGTATAAGTCTCTTATGAAACTCGGTGTAAAAGAAGGTGACACAGTGGTTGTTGGAAAGGTGTGTCATCTGTCTCTGTTCATTGAAATTCTTGCTCACACATAGAATAACATGCTAGTATATGGTCTTACTGAATGGAGTTATCATTAACTGCTTCCAATTCACTTGGAATGATTTGTTGTTAAGAATGGAGGACTATTGTCATGACCTAATGAACAACCTGGAAGCATCATCTGCAGCTGCTGAAACAAGAAAGTAGTCATGCTTGAAGCTCTTCTGTAACATCTTTATCTTTCTTCTGCATATCAATGACCATTTTTTTGCTACTTGTCAGATGGAGATGATATGGCATGATTCCTCAAACACATCTAGTACATCAAGAATGAAGAAAGTATCCACAGATTCAGTTAAGTGGCCTGAATGGAAGTAGTGGCACTCTATTTTCTTGCTTTTATGATGTGTGCTGCATCTGTGCCTTAGGTAAGGAGATTTCTCATAATGATTATGTTCCTTGCTATTTTCATTTACTCCTCAGTAACCTTGTTGAATACCCTAGTTTCCTCTGTTATGAAATGGATAATATTCTTCTAGAACATTCATACATAAACATGATGGCACCTATAACATTCAAAGCCAGAGGGTAACGACCTTTATATTATTCTCTATGCTTCTATATTCATACCATTGCCATTTTGTTCAAATTTATCCTATTATTTGGACATTGGCATCAGCTCTTTGTTGTAATGGTAAACTATATTTACGTCCCCAGGGGTTAGATGATATCACAAATTACACCTCTTGATTTGTCATGCTTTACATACATTGACCTCTCTTCTATGTTGGTAAATGTCATCTttaaaagaggaagagaaagggGGGGGGTGTTAATGTCACATTTTTACAAGGTATTGAGCGTCTGAGTTGGTGAGTATCATGTTTATACTTTATAAAGGATGTTCGTgtcacattttataaaatataaggtACCCAGTGTTAGATAtcctaaattttataaaagatccATATATACTTTTACGAACTGAAGGATGTTATCTGTAATATCTTTTTATCTCCACGGCGATCAGTATAACTTCTAGTTTCAAACATGTTTTCTTAGCTTTTGTGAAGTTGGGATGACCTTGAAATTAATGTGAATTTATGTTCAATTTCTGTAGGAGTTTATTGTCACGGTAAATTTTAGAAAGTTAGATTTAACAGTGTTTGTATAATTTTCTAGAGTGTTTGAGAATGTTCTAGAT
The genomic region above belongs to Arachis duranensis cultivar V14167 chromosome 3, aradu.V14167.gnm2.J7QH, whole genome shotgun sequence and contains:
- the LOC107478556 gene encoding LOW QUALITY PROTEIN: GTP-binding protein OBGC, chloroplastic-like (The sequence of the model RefSeq protein was modified relative to this genomic sequence to represent the inferred CDS: inserted 1 base in 1 codon), translated to MAFSVSVCFSPNALARPNTHNNRPTRTTTKKPHQSNPKFNNNKTATTYSIPPEPVLLTGGEATTYARLPPKDDYSDPSSCTSHELKLAESTPVNFNKQHQEEEDFSDNFEGNYETLAVFEGKGTAELEGGDEVEDNDLFDEDDVLFDEDDEFLSFEEEPVKEKGVPAVMRCFDRAKIYVKAGDGGNGVVAFRREKYVPLGGXMSGAKGEDAVVKVAPGTVVREAGKEEVLLEMVRPGQRALLLPGGRGGRGNASFKSGNNKVPKIAENGEEGPEMWLELELKLVADVGIVGAPNAGKSTLLSVVSAAKPEVANYPFTTLLPNLGVVSFDYDSTMVVADLPGLLEGAHQGFGLGHEFLRHTERCSALIHVVDGSSPQPDLEFDAVRLELKLFNPELAEKPFIVAYNKMDLPEGYKHWESFKGKLLSRGITPFCMSAVNREGTHEVICAAYELLRKSKEDMEDYEDGEDMTNLNHVADAVQKQRSASIGDFEIFHDSKSNIWHVVGAGLQRFIQMTNWRYHDSERRFQHVLEACGVYKSLMKLGVKEGDTVVVGKMEMIWHDSSNTSSTSRMKKVSTDSVKWPEWK